One region of Cucurbita pepo subsp. pepo cultivar mu-cu-16 chromosome LG03, ASM280686v2, whole genome shotgun sequence genomic DNA includes:
- the LOC111790709 gene encoding ribonucleoside-diphosphate reductase small chain translates to MGRKIPEVPTNLKFSGKIYIKNLNHPLFFKTLSLISSYKIPSFPLPSSPYLNRKKSLNPSSPNPAGTLNLLPIPTMPAIPDEPLLAPNPDRFCMFPIQYPQIWEMYKKAEASFWTAEEVDLSQDLRHWESLTSDEKHFITHVLAFFAASDGIVLENLAGRFMKEVQVAEARAFYGFQIAIENIHSEMYSLLLETYIKDSNEKSRLFRAIETVPCVKKKADWALKWIDSTETFAERILAFACVEGIFFSGSFCSIFWLKKRGLMPGLTFSNELISRDEGLHCDFACLLYSLLWKKLSEDRVKEIVTEAVDIEREFVCDALPVALVGMNGDLMSQYIEFVADRLVGALGYGKIYNAQNPFDWMELISLQGKTNFFEKRVGDYQKASVMSNLNGNGDTHEFKMDEDF, encoded by the coding sequence ATGGGACGGAAAATCCCGGAAGTGCCCACGAACTTAAAATTTTCCGGGaaaatttacataaaaaatttaaatcaccCGCTATTTTTCAAAACCCTATCCCTAATTTCATCCTATAAAATCCCTAGttttcctctcccttcttCACCATACCTCAATCGGAAAAAATCCCTAAACCCTTCATCCCCAAATCCCGCCGGAACCCTAAACCTTCTTCCAATTCCGACCATGCCTGCAATTCCCGACGAGCCTCTCCTTGCCCCTAACCCCGACCGCTTTTGCATGTTCCCGATTCAGTATCCTCAAATCTGGGAAATGTACAAGAAGGCTGAAGCCTCCTTCTGGACTGCTGAGGAAGTCGATCTCTCGCAGGACCTTCGCCATTGGGAATCTTTAACTTCCGATGAGAAGCACTTCATCACTCACGTTCTTGCGTTCTTTGCTGCCTCCGATGGCATCGTTTTGGAGAATCTCGCCGGGCGGTTCATGAAGGAAGTCCAAGTTGCTGAGGCTAGAGCCTTCTATGGATTCCAAATCGCTATCGAGAATATCCACTCCGAGATGTATAGTCTTCTTCTCGAAACCTATATTAAAGACTCGAACGAGAAGAGTCGGTTGTTTCGCGCGATTGAGACCGTTCCCTGTGTCAAGAAGAAGGCCGATTGGGCGTTGAAGTGGATCGACAGCACTGAAACGTTCGCTGAACGTATTTTAGCCTTCGCTTGCGTTGAGGGAATCTTCTTCTCAGGTAGTTTCTGTTCCATTTTCTGGTTGAAGAAACGCGGGTTGATGCCTGGACTCACCTTCTCGAACGAGTTGATTTCGCGAGACGAAGGTCTTCATTGCGATTTCGCTTGTCTGTTGTATTCACTGCTGTGGAAGAAGTTGAGTGAGGATCGAGTGAAGGAGATTGTCACGGAGGCGGTGGATATAGAGAGGGAATTCGTGTGTGATGCTTTGCCGGTGGCTCTCGTTGGTATGAATGGTGATTTGATGAGTCAGTACATTGAATTTGTAGCAGATAGGTTGGTTGGAGCTTTAGGGTATGGGAAAATCTATAATGCTCAGAATCCGTTCGATTGGATGGAGCTGATTTCGTTGCAAGGTAAGACGAATTTCTTCGAGAAGAGAGTTGGGGATTATCAGAAGGCGTCTGTGATGtcaaatttgaatggaaaTGGTGACACGCATGAGTTTAAGATGGATGAAGATTTCTGA
- the LOC111790739 gene encoding uncharacterized protein LOC111790739: MASFPFSSLCLARNSTPCTSAIGSRPSHRFNFTTFGIGAPITKRIRSSVCRAASLADDFRHPLDKQNTMILRAIPGLSELGKVLLGTVTEQVMLLENIGTSILLSENQLSELHKLMIEAAQVLNVEAPDLYVRQNPGPNAYTLAISGKKPFVVVHTGLVELLTRKELQAVLAHELGHLKCDHGVWLTFANILTLGAYTVPGLGGFLAQNLEEQLFRWLRAAELTCDRAALLVAQDSQVVISVLMKLAGGCPSIADQLNVDAFLEQARSYDKASSSPIGWYIRNAQTRQLSHPLPVLRAREIDDWSKTQEYKNLLKRGTKINLVETT, encoded by the exons ATGGcttcctttcccttttcttctctctgccTCGCCAGAAATTCCACTCCTTGCACAAGTGCAATCGGATCTCGACCTTCCCACAGGTTCAATTTCACTACCTTCGGAATCGGAGCGCCGATCACTAAGAGAATTAGGTCTTCCGTTTGCAGAGCTGCCTCCCTCGCCGACGATTTCCGCCATCCTCTCGATAAGCAG AATACAATGATTTTGCGGGCAATTCCAGGGTTGAGCGAGCTGGGGAAGGTGTTATTAG GAACCGTAACTGAGCAAGTCATGCTTCTTGAGAACATAGGAACATCAATTCTTCTTTCTGAAAATCAG ctTTCAGAACTTCATAAATTGATGATTGAGGCTGCCCAAGTACTTAATGTAGAGGCTCCAGATCTATATGTCCGTCAAAATCCTGGGCCAAATGCTTATACTTTAGCCATAAGTGGTAAAAAGCCGTTTGTTGTTGTTCATACCGGCCTTGTGGAGCTTCTTACACGAAAAGAATTGCAG GCTGTTTTGGCTCATGAATTGGGTCATCTAAAATGTGATCATGGTGTGTGGCTTACATTTGCGAATATTCTTACCCTGGGAGCTTACACTGTTCCTG GGCTTGGTGGATTTTTAGCCCAGAACTTAGAAGAACAGTTATTCCGTTGGCTTCGAGCAGCAGAGCTAACTTGTGATCGTGCTGCCCTTCTCGTTGCGCAGGATTCTCAA GTGGTCATCTCTGTTCTGATGAAATTAGCTGGGGGCTGTCCATCTATAGCGGATCAACTGAATGTGGATGCATTTTTGGAGCAGGCTCGCTCTTATGACAAAGCTTCTTCAAGCCCTATAGGATGGTATATAAG AAATGCTCAAACAAGACAACTCTCACATCCTTTGCCTGTTTTACGAGCACGTGAGATTGATGACTGGTCAAAAACTCAAGAAtacaaaaatcttttgaaacGTGGAACAAAGATCAATCTTGTTGAAACAACTTAG
- the LOC111790740 gene encoding B2 protein-like: MDGSYSFWQLGDELRGQTKVSEDHKWLWAASKLAEQTKSKGERLNNLDFSKSSLDARPREKFGFQEDNKFESFNFNMLSLDSKMNDTINKSSLRNGVYNMSAVYGKNNTNVAGNLPGTKYNGNDYVNKDLTNYSSTNNNVGENANSVNAIDKRFKTLPATETLPRNEVLGGYIFVCNNDTMQEDLKRQLFGLPPRYRDSVRAITPGLPLFLYNYTTHQLHGIFEAASFGGSNIDPTAWEDKKCKGESRFPAQVRIRIRKLCRALEEDSFRPVLHHYDGPKFRLELSIPETLDLLDLCEQAGSASSSSS; the protein is encoded by the exons ATGGATGGTTCATATAGCTTTTGGCAATTGGGAGATGAGCTGCGAGGTCAGACAAAAGTTTCTGAGGATCATAAATGGTTGTGGGCTGCATCTAAACTGGCTGAGCAGACAAAATCGAAGGGGGAACGTCTGAATAATCTTGATTTTTCAAAGAGCTCTCTTGATGCAAGGCCAAGGGAAAAGTTTGGTTTCCAGGAAgataacaaatttgaaagctTCAACTTCAACATGTTGAGCTTGGATTCGAAAATGAATGATACTATAAACAAAAGTTCATTGAGGAATGGAGTTTACAACATGAGTGCTGTTTATGGtaaaaacaatacaaatgTAGCAGGTAACCTGCCTGGCACCAAGTACAATGGCAATGACTATGTCAACAAAGATCTTACCAATTACAGCAGTACCAACAATAACGTTGGTGAAAATGCTAACTCGGTTAATGCAATTGACAAAAGATTCAAGACATTGCCAGCGACAGAGACACTGCCCAGAAATGAAGTACTGGGTGGATACATCTTTGTCTGTAACAATGATACCATGCAGGAAGATTTAAAGAGACAACTTTTCG GTTTGCCTCCTAGATATCGGGATTCAGTGCGTGCAATAACTCCAGGCTTGCCTCTGTTTCTCTATAACTACACTACCCATCAGTTACATGGTATTTTCGAG GCAGCAAGTTTTGGGGGTTCCAACATTGATCCAACTGCATGGGAAGACAAGAAATGTAAGGGCGAATCCAGGTTTCCTGCTCAG GTTAGGATTCGCATTAGAAAGCTCTGCAGGGCATTAGAAGAAGATTCCTTCAGGCCAGTCTTGCACCACTACGATGGTCCAAAATTCCGTCTCGAACTATCAATCCCAGAG ACATTGGATCTTCTAGACCTGTGTGAGCAGGCAGGTTcagcatcatcatcatcatcataa
- the LOC111789872 gene encoding protein transport protein Sec61 subunit gamma-like has protein sequence MDAIDSVFDPLREFAKDSVRLVKRCHKPDRKEFTKVAVRTAIGFVVMGFVGFFVKLIFIPINNIIVGSG, from the exons ATGGACGCCATTGATTCCGTCTTCGATCCACTCCGGGAGTTCGCCAAGGACAGCGTACGTCTCGTCAAGCGCTGTCACAAGCCTGATCGCAAAG AGTTCACAAAGGTCGCGGTTCGTACAGCGATCGGCTTCGTGGTGATGGGATTCGTCGGTTTCTTCGTCAAGCTCATCTTTATCCCCATCAATAACATCATCGTTGGATCTGGTTAG
- the LOC111790710 gene encoding uncharacterized protein LOC111790710 translates to MIANVKSSVYPSAASSLSSVRSFAPIRFPSSPRTVRFDGSGTSRRLQVLAMAVKRSPKRLKYSAPRFTKEGSLLYVKAESGEDAWKLEPIVDLLKEGAVGVIPTDTVYAIVCDLKNPSAIERMRRIKNIEPSKPLSILCHSFRDIDKYTTGFPCGDGQGHSNIFRMVKHCLPGPYTFILTASKELPKQYIGYGTTTAKHASRKNVGVRIPDDAICQAVLEKMDAPLISTSVKCLKENEWLLDPVVIADIYGKEGLDFVVDGGVRVADPSTVVDMTITPPKLLRQGKGAKLPWMVAEGDDEPPAE, encoded by the exons ATGATCGCCAATGTCAAATCCAGCGTATATCCGTCTGCtgcttcttctctctcttccgtTCGATCCTTCGCGCCAATACGGTTCCCTTCGTCACCACGTACCGTTCGTTTCGACGGTTCTGGAACTTCACGGCGGCTCCAGGTCCTCGCCATGGCTGTGAAGCGGAGTCCTAAGCGCCTCAAGTACTCTGCTCCACGCTTCACCAAG GAAGGGAGCTTGCTATATGTCAAAGCAGAATCAGGAGAGGATGCTTGGAAATTAGAACCCATAGTTGATCTTCTAAAAGAAGGCGCAGTTGGGGTTATTCCTACGGATACAGT gtATGCAATAGTTTGTGATTTGAAGAACCCCTCAGCCATTGAACGAATGCGAAG GATCAAGAATATAGAGCCTTCCAAG CCTCTAAGCATTTTGTGCCACTCTTTCCGGGACATCGACAAATATACTACAGGGTTTCCCTGTGGTGACGGCCAAGGccattcaaatatatttcgCATGGTTAAGCATTGCCTACCTGGACCA TATACCTTCATCTTAACTGCAAGCAAAGAACTGCCTAAACAGTACATAGGGTACGGCACAACCACTGCAAAACATGCATCAAGGAAGAATGTCGGTGTGCGCATTCCTGATGATGCGATATGTCAAGCAGTACTGGAAAAGATGGATGCCCCATTGATATCCACAAG TGTCAAATGCTTGAAGGAAAATGAGTGGTTGCTCGATCCAGTTGTCATAGCGGATATCTACGGGAAAGAG GGTCTGGATTTTGTGGTGGATGGTGGAGTGAGAGTGGCAGATCCATCCACCGTAGTAGATATGACTATCACTCCACCAAAGCTTTTGCGGCAAGGGAAG GGAGCTAAACTGCCATGGATGGTAGCTGAAGGTGACGACGAACCACCCGCCGAGTGA
- the LOC111789753 gene encoding mitochondrial import receptor subunit TOM20-like, producing the protein MDLQPNEFDRLLFFEHARKNAEAAYANNPLDADNLTRWAGALLELSQFQSVPESKKMILDSISKLEEALLINPKKHDALWCIGNAYTSHAFLNPNQDEAKDYFDKASVYFQQAVNEDPGNELYLKSLEVTAKAPELYSEIHKHGFPQQATGAAEPSTSSSTKTSKKKKSSDLKYDIFGWIILAVGIVTWVGFAKSHVPPPPPPPPR; encoded by the exons ATGGATTTGCAGCCGAACGAATTCGATCGCCTACTGTTCTTCGAGCACGCTCGTAAGAATGCAGAAGCTGCTTACGCCAATAATCCCCTCGATGCCGAT AATTTGACGAGATGGGCAGGAGCTTTGTTAGAGCTATCTCAGTTTCAGAGCGTTCCGGAATCGAAGAAGATGATTTTAG ATTCAATATCAAAGCTGGAGGAGGCACTGTTAATTAACCCCAAGAAGCATGATGCTCTTTGGTGCATAGGTAATGCTTATACTTCCCATGCATTTTTGAACCCAAACCAGGATGAGGCAAAGGATTATTTTGATAAGGCCTCAGTATACTTTCAACAAGCTGTGAATGAG GATCCTGGAAATGAGCTTTATCTCAAGTCTTTGGAGGTGACTGCTAAG GCTCCAGAATTGTATTCGGAGATCCACAAGCATGGGTTTCCTCAGCAGGCAACTGGAGCAGCCGAACCTTCTACTTCATCCAGTACTAAG acatcaaagaaaaagaaaagcagtGATCTGAAGTATGACATATTTGGATGGATAATACTTGCTGTTGGCATAGTTACTTGGGTGGGGTTTGCAAAGTCTCACGTGCCGCCCCCGCCCCCGCCACCACCCCGATAA
- the LOC111790737 gene encoding cytochrome P450 94B3-like: MGIIISLFSISIFIYLLFRFRPPAGDFFSHSSPPTYPLIGCLLSFYNNRNRLLDWYTELLSGSATGTIVVRRLGCRRTVVTVNPDNVEYILTTHFVNFPKGKPFTEILGDFLGCGIFNVDGELWRTQRKLASHEFSAKSLQEFVVETLESEVEMRLLPALETSSRDGAIVDLQDLLKRFAFGVICKVVLGSKEETILELEKSFDVASKVSAGRAMEPVYMIWKVKRWFGVGSERRLKTAVAEVHRKVKNIIEKRREKKKMEDLHERKDLLSRLISIGHNDEVIRDMAISFIMAGRDTTSAAMTWLFWLLSHHPNIQNQLVEEIDSESALRVEQKLDYKSLKELKFLKACLCETMRMYPPVPWDSKHAIADDHLPDGTLVQAGDRVTYFPYGMGRMERLWGKDWFEFKPSRWLLEPDGRGRRRGVKLVSPYKFPIFQAGPRVCLGKEMAFIQMKYVVASILSQFRIKPIAADHPVFVPLLTAHMVGGFKVLCQRREKEERERANSRQTIKQNSQVKQLEEDSSQRFQH; this comes from the exons ATGGGTATCAtcatctctctcttctccatctccattttcatttaCCTCCTCTTCAGATTCCGGCCACCGGCCGGCGACTTTTTCAGTCACTCCTCGCCGCCGACGTACCCTCTCATCGGCTGTCTCCTCTCCTTCTACAATAACCGGAACCGCCTGTTGGATTGGTACACTGAGCTATTGTCGGGATCTGCCACCGGTACCATCGTCGTCCGCCGCCTTGGATGTCGGAGGACGGTGGTGACGGTGAACCCCGATAACGTTGAGTATATTTTGACGACCCATTTCGTTAATTTCCCTAAAGGGAAGCCTTTCACTGAGATTTTAGGTGACTTTCTTGGCTGTGGCATTTTCAACGTGGACGGCGAGCTATGGCGCACGCAACGGAAGCTGGCTAGCCATGAGTTCAGCGCCAAGTCGTTGCAGGAATTTGTCGTCGAGACGTTGGAGTCGGAGGTTGAGATGCGGTTGTTGCCCGCCCTCGAGACGTCTTCTCGAGATGGTGCAATCGTTGACTTACAG GATTTACTCAAAAGATTTGCATTCGGAGTAATATGTAAAGTTGTGTTAGGGAGCAAAGAAGAGACTATTCTCGAACTTGAAAAGAGCTTTGACGTAGCGTCGAAAGTGAGCGCTGGGAGGGCGATGGAGCCGGTTTACATGATATGGAAAGTGAAGAGATGGTTCGGGGTTGGATCGGAGCGGCGGCTGAAGACGGCGGTGGCGGAGGTTCACCGGAAAGTGAAGAACATAATTGAGAAAAgaagggagaagaagaagatggaggaTCTCCATGAGAGAAAAGATCTGTTGTCCAG gTTAATCTCGATTGGGCATAACGATGAGGTGATCCGAGACATGGCCATAAGCTTCATCATGGCGGGACGGGACACGACTTCGGCTGCAATGACATGGCTGTTTTGGCTACTCTCCCATCATCCGAACATCCAGAATCAATTAGTTGAAGAGATAGACTCGGAATCAGCATTAAGAGTTGAACAAAAATTGGACTACAAATCTCTAAAGGAGCTGAAATTTCTCAAGGCATGCCTATGTGAAACCATGAGAATGTATCCGCCCGTCCCATGGGATTCAAAGCATGCTATTGCCGACGATCACTTACCAGACGGGACTCTGGTCCAAGCCGGGGATAGAGTGACATATTTCCCATATGGGATGGGTAGAATGGAGCGTTTGTGGGGGAAGGACTGGTTTGAGTTCAAGCCAAGTCGATGGCTTCTCGAGCCCGACGGGCGTGGCCGGAGAAGAGGGGTGAAGTTGGTCAGTCCATACAAGTTTCCAATATTTCAGGCAGGGCCGAGAGTGTGTTTGGGGAAGGAGATGGCTTTCATTCAGATGAAGTATGTGGTGGCGTCAATTCTCAGCCAATTCAGAATCAAACCCATTGCCGCCGACCACCCTGTGTTTGTGCCGCTGTTGACGGCACACATGGTCGGCGGCTTCAAAGTTTTGTGtcaaaggagagagaaagaggagagagagagagccaaTTCAAGacaaacaatcaaacaaaattccCAAGTTAAACAATTAGAAGAAGACTCAAGTCAACGATTCCAACACTGA